CCTCGAATGCGGCCATAACCGCATGGTGCAAATACGGGCTCTTTATAAAGCGGTCATTGGCAAAGAAAAACTGAGACCCCCTACTCTTTTTCGCAAATTCAGGTTTGCATATAAACCCGGATATCTTCGCCACTTGGGTCTCTTCTTCCACCGGTACCAGCCGCTCGTTCATTTTTGATCCAAAAACATGTACGATCCGCTGCCGCAGATTGGTCTTTGGCAAATTGAACAATTCAAAGCCGTTGTTGAAAAAATGGAACCCAATATTGGGGTGCGCCAGGGCCACCCGGTGAAACTCGTCAGTAATATGGCGCAGCTCGACTTGGTTCGATTTCAAAAAATTGCGCCTCGCCGGAATGTTGAAAAAAAGGTTCTTGACCGCCACTGAGGTACCCTTTGGTGCAACGGTAGGCTCTTGCATAACCACTTTGCTGCCCTCGATACGCAGCTGTGTGCCCAGTTCTTGGTTCTCTGTTCGTGTCTGCATATCGACATGGGCAATGGCGGCTATGGATGCCAGGGCCTCGCCACGAAAGCCTTTGGTATTTAAATTGAACAGGTCTTGGGCATCTGTAATCTTTGAAGTGGCGTGTCTTTCAAATGAAAGACGCGCATCAGTGGCGCTCATGCCCATACCATCGTCGACCACCTGAATAAGTGATTTACCACCATCTTTTACAATGAGTTTGATGATCGAGGCTTTGGCATCTATCGCATTCTCTATCAACTCTTTAACCACAGAAGCTGGTCGCTGAACCACTTCACCCGCTGCGATTTGATTGGCAACATGGTCTGGTAAAAGTCGAATGATATCGGCCATTATGGATTTAGGAATATAGATAAATCGAAGTCGATGATAAAGAGGAAAATCAAGACCAAAACCGCCACAATTATCCAAAAACGCAATTTAAGGTTTTTGTCGCCCTCTACCTTGAGGTCTTCAATAGCCGAGTTGACCTTGTTTTTCAACCCTCGTTGCGTATGTGCCGTACTTCTGAATTTATCAAGTTTGTGTTCAATCTTAAAAGGATTGCCCTCGCCCTTGTAATATCGGGGCTTGTACTCAAAATCCTTGTTTTTTTTAAGTTTCAGGAAATTCCGCATGACATCCTTTTCATGTATTTCAAAGGTACTTAAAATCATAGGATGCAAAAACCAAGCCATGCCAAAAAATGTTAACAGCATGGGGTTGAAGGTTGCAGCGTTTTAATTGTTTTTGGTTTTTAGGGTTTCTGGCTGGAATTTGGTCCTTGGTTGGCATTTGACCCATAACGGATAACCAGTGTATGCACTCGGTGCAAAGCGTATGACGGCAGCGTTTAAGGTCAGAAAGTGCTGATTGCGGGTTGAGGGTCCAAAGTTTAGGGCTTAGGGTGCAAGGTTTCCCTTGTTTCTAGGTTCAGGTTCTTTTGTACATGCTCTAGGCTTTATATATTCAAAACCATGTTTGAAAACAACCATTGAAGTTTCATTTTCTTTGAGAAACTCATTTTTGACTCTGTGCGGCTCTGTGAAAAATTTATTGCGGGGAGGTTCACTAAGCAACCACAGCGGTTCACTGAGATTTGATTTTGCACCTGAACTTGGCACTTGCCCTTCACTGTTTCTGGTTTCTATTGTTCCAAATTGGGATTTGGAATTTGGGGCTTGGGATTTTAATTTTTGATGCTTGAATCCAATTGTTTGGGTATTCAGGTTTCCCTTCTTAACCAAGGGTTGCCATCTTAATGGCCGCCACCGCTGCCTCTGACCCCTTGTTGCCATGCTTGCCACCACTACGGTCTATGGCCTGCTGCTTGGTATCATCGGTAAGTACGCAGAAAATGACCGGGGTGTCGAATTGCAGGTTGAGGTCTTTGATGCCCTGTGACGTGGCGTGGCACACAAAATCAAAATGACTGGTTTCACCACGAATTACGCTCCCGATGGCAATCACCGCATCCACTTTCTGTGTTTGCAACAGCTTTTTGCAACCGTAGGTGAGCTCAAAACTGCCGGGTACGTTCCATCTAAGGATATTGTCTGGCAGCACTCCGCAATCCATGAGGGTTTCATTGGCGCCGCGATAAAGGCCTTCCGTGATTTCTTCGTTCCATTCTGATACCACTAGGCCGATGCGGAGCTTCGAGGCATCGGGGAGCTGCCCTTTGTCGTACGCTGATAAGTTCTTGCCTTCAGTGGCCATTTACTGCTTAGTTTTCGGCCAATCCTATGAGGACATCGATATTGGTGGCCTCTTGTGACTTTGAAAACTCTTCCTTTATCCTTTTGAAAAAAGTAAGTGCCTTGTCTTTTTGTCCCAAATCCAAGGCCGTGACACCGGCCTTGTATAGATACATGGGGGTGGTATAGTCGTTGGTACTGTGGCCAAAGGCCTTTTCGTAGTACTCCAAAGCCTCATTGGGCTGGTTCAATTGTGCAAAGGCATCGCCGATGGCACCCTTGGCCATTGCTCCCAAAATGTCATCGTCAGATTCAAAATCCTCTAAATGGTCAATGGCCTCTTGGTACTGCTGTTTTTGCAGATAGGCCATACCAGCCGAGTAATGCGCCAGATTGGCCGCCTTGGTACCTTTGTATTCTTCGATAATATCCAGAAAACCAAACTTGCCCTCGGCACCATTCAAGGCCAAGTCCAAAAGGGAATCTTTGGCCACCTCGTTGCCCAAAGCTTGGTCAAAATACTGCTGTGGATAATACAGTTCATTCGCCGCAGTGGCTTCTTTGGGCTGTTGTATATACCGCCCGTAGACCAGGTAACCCAATACACCCAAGGCAATTACGATGATGCCCCCAAGAATGTAGTTCTGGTTTTTGGAAACCCAAGCCTCTGTTTTGGAAGCGCTCTCATCCAAGGTGCTGAATACCTCCGCCGTCGTACTGTCTTTATGCTGAATTTCAGCCTCTTCTTGCTTATTCTTTGGTTTAAAGCCCCGCTTCTTGTATGTAGCCATGCTGTATTTAATTGATCGCGCAAAAATAAAGTTTTTATCCAAAACTTAAGAACCTGTTTAAGAATTTGTCAATTATTTTCTTATGCCCCTTTTTGCGTGGCACTTTGTTGAAATTTTAGCCCGCAGCCATGGCCATGCCCGAAAATTTTGCCTCGTCCCGCATCAAAAATGATTCTATAACAATTCTAATCACAAACTCCTGAACAGGCTCTAAAGGCAAATATTCGTTATTTTTGAAACCCTATATAGCCACGGTCATTAGTGGCCCCCACAGTTTGTACAAGTACCTGTATGTTTTTAAAGCATTTATCCTTAGTCAATTACAAAAATTTTTCTTCGGCCGATTTCGAATTTAAACCTACCATCAACTGTCTGGTGGGCGAGAACGGCGTCGGAAAGACCAATATTCTCGACGCTATTTATCACCTTTCATTCGGCAAAAGTTATTTTAATCCCATATCGACACAGAATGTCAAGCACGGTCAGGAGTTTTTTGTGGTAGAGGGCCTCTTCGAAAAGAATGGCCGCGAAGAAAAAGTGGTCTGTAGTTTTAAAAAAGGACTCAAGAAAATTATCAAGCGAAACGGAAAGCCCTATGAACGCTTCTCAGAGCACATTGGTTTCTTGCCCTTGGTGATCATCTCGCCCGCAGACCGTGATCTAATTATAGAAGGAAGCGAGACCCGAAGAAAATTTATCGATGGGGTCATTTCGCAGTCTGACAAAACCTACCTGCAGACTTTGCTCAAGTACAACAAGACCTTGGCTCAACGAAATTCATTGTTGAAATACTTTGCCCTGAACCGTACGTACGATGCCAAGACCTTGTCGGTCTATAACGAGCAGCTGTCACAGTTCGGACAAGAGATTTTTGATAAAAGAAGAAACTTTCTTGAGCGTTTCATCCCCATCTTTGAACGGCAGTATCGCAACATATCTGATAAGGACGAGGCCATTTCACTGAGCTACGAAAGCCAGTTGTTCGAAGATGGTCTGCTCCCTTTACTCGAAGGCGCACTCGAAAAAGACAGGGCACTGCAATATACATCGGTGGGCATTCACAAAGATGATCTAGGCTTTACCATTGCCGGTCTCCCCATTAAAAAATTTGGCAGCCAGGGACAGCAAAAATCTTTTTTGATCGCCTTAAAATTGGCGCAATTCAACTTTATCAAACAGCAAGCGGGCACCGAGCCCATTCTATTGCTTGATGATATCTTTGACAAATTGGACGAGAAAAGGGTGGCGCATATCGTTGGGTTGGTCAACGACGATAATTTCGGACAGCTATTTATAAGCGACACCCATGCCGAACGTACCGAAAAAGTAGTTAAAACAATCCATCAAGACTATAAAATCTTTAACTTGAACCAACCTTGAATTCATTTGTGGGATGCGATCATTGCTAGTAGTAGTTTTTATTTGTGTGTTGGGATGCCGGCCCACGGTTTCAGAGAGCGACCTCCCGTTGTTGAACGGCTACTGGGAAATTGAGAAAGTGGTCTTTTCTGATGGAAATACCAAACAGTACCAATCTAGCACCACAATCGATTATATTGAGTTGGAAGGAAGAAAAGGTTTTCGAAAAAAAGTCTATCCGAAACTCGATGGAAGCTTTGAAGTTACAAACGATGCAGAATTCTTCACCTTGAAGGTCTCTGAAAAGGGCTTTGTGTTCGACTACGATACAGGGTTGAGCGAATGGCAAGAAGAATTGACCCAGCTTTCAAGTGACCATTTTTCAGTGGTCAATGAAGACGGGGTCACTTACAAGTATAAACGTTTTGACCCCATAAACATAACTAGGTAATGCCAAAGAGACACAGCGAGCACCTAAGTTTGGGCGATGCCTTGAAAGAGTTCATTTCAGAGAACAAATTGCAGAAGGGAATCGACAAGGTCGATGTACGCACCGCGTGGACCAATCTGATGGGGAATGGGGTGAACAACTATACCACTGCGGTTGATTTGGTCAACGACACCCTGTATGTTTCGCTCTCTTCCTCCGTGCTACGACAAGAGCTGAGCCTTGGCAAATCGAAGATCATCGCCATGCTCAACGAAGAATTGGGCAAAGATTTGATCAAAAAACTGGTCTTGCGCTAATCGGGCAACAAAAAAGCCGCCATAGGGCGGCTTTGTGCTTTCAGCAATGCTATTTCCTTAGAAAATCTCTCTTCCGGCAAAATGGAAAGCACTTTCAATAGCGGCGTTTTCATCACTGTCTGAACCATGAATGGCATTTTCGCCAATATCTTTCGCATACAGCTTTCTGATGGTGCCCTCAGCTGCCTCAGCAGGATTGGTCGCCCCGATCAATGCCCTGAAATCGTCAACGGCATTGTCTTTTTCGAGAATGGCCGCCACAATGGGCCCGCGGGTCATAAAGGCTACCAGCTCATCAAAAAAGGGCCGCTCTTTATGAATGGCATAAAACTGCTCGGCATCCCTTTTGCTCAATTGGGTGTACTTCATGGCCACAATCTTAAAGCCTGCTGCCGTAATCTTTTCTAAAATGGCGCCAATATGACCGTTCTCAACAGCATCTGGCTTTATCATGGTAAATGTTCGGTTTCCTGACATCTGAAAAATTTTTGCGCAAAAGTACACTTTTTACAGTAACCTGCAAGGCTCAATACTGTTGCGAAAGGGCCTGTAAGACGGTTCCGTTTTCCCCCATTATCTGAAAGAAAGCGCTATGGTTTTCCAAATCGAGGGTTACGAGCCCGAAACTGGTTTGCGAGACCACCTCGCCCACCCTAAGGGAATTCGGCTCTCCTGAAAAATCGGCGTAAGAATGGGTAAGGCCGCTACTGGTAAAATCGATCAGTGGATATGACAATCCCCCAAGGTTCATTTTTGAAAACTCCGAGATATGGCGGTCACCTGAAAGAAAAAGAACCCCTTGGGCCTTGGAATCTACAATCAATTTTTTCATACGGTCGACCTCATGTGGAAAGTTTGCCCATTTCTCAAAACCATGCTCGCTTGACAAAAACTGGATACTGGTCACCAGTATGTTGAAATCGGCATTGGAATTTCTGAGTTCGCTCTCAAGCCATTGCCACTGTGCCTCGCCCAAAACAGTGCCCTCGCCATATGCACTGGGTCTATATCTTCGGTCGGGCGTTGGGTCTTTCGTCAATTCTGACCTGAAAAAACGGGTGTCGAGTACCAAGATCTTCACCGTCTTATGGCCTACTTTATATTGGTGTGCGGCATATACACCGTCTCGGTTTCTCCGCGTACTCGTATCGGCGACTCCCATAAAATCAAGAAAAATCTGTTGGCTCTCTCTTTTTTTTACAAACTCGGCCCCTCCGTCGTTCAGGCCATAATCATGGTCGTCCCACGTGCCGATGACCTCCACCTTTTTGGTGAGCTTCGCATAGCCGTCCACCTTTCTCTGGGCTTCGTACATGGCCCTCATTTTTGCCATATCATCGGTATCGGCATAGATATTATCGCCACCCCATATCCATACATCGGGCCGTGCATCGAGAATATCGTCCCAGTACGGGTTTTCGGCATCATGCTTGTTGCAGGAGCCAAAGGTAATTACAAAGGTTGCTGGTTTTTTTGAAGGGCTTGTTGCTGGGGCTTCAACCAAATCACGGGCAGATTTACAGCCAAAGAGCAAGAAAAACAGAAGCGAAATTTGAAAGATAGTTCTCATTGTGGATGGTAATCGGTTTTCAAAAATACTTCATCGCCTACAATCGACAATGTTATATTATTGTATCTTTGCGCCCATGAATGTGGAGGATATCTCGACCGTACGGTCACTACTTTCCAAAGCCCAGAATATTGTTGTTGTGCCCCACAAAAACCCTGATGGTGACGCCATTGGGTCATGTCTGGGGCTCTATCATTTTCTAAAGCAAAAAGGACTACAGGTACAGGTAGTAGCACCCAACGATTACCCCCGTTTTTTAAAGTGGATGCCCGGTAATGATACCATTTTGAACTTCGAAAAAGAAAATTCACAGGCGGTCGAAGCCCTTCAAAAGGCCGACTTGATTTTCACGTTGGATTTCAACCATTTTTCAAGAACGGGGCAAATGGAAAATATTTTAAAGGTGTCCAAAGCCGATTTCATAATGATCGATCACCACCAAGAGCCCTCGGGGTATGCCAGGGTAACCTATTCAGATGTGTCGATGAGCTCTACCTGCGAAATGGTCTATAACTTTATTGAAAAAATAGACCATACCGCTGCCATCACAAAAGACATGGCCACATGTCTGTACACCGGCATTATGACCGATACGGGCTCGTTCAAGTTCTCGAGCACCACGAGCCGTACACACCGTGTGGTGGCCGACCTGATCGATAAGGGCGCAGACAATATGCTGATACACCAAAAGGTTTTTGACACCAATTCAGCCAGCCGTCTGCACTTATTGGGGGTGGCCCTTAAAAACATGGTGATCCTTGAAGAATTCCACACCGCCTATACCACCCTTTCGCAGAACGAACTGGATGCCCATGACTACAAAAAAGGTGATACCGAGGGTTTTGTGAACTATGGGCTTACCATAGAGGGAATTAAATTTGCGGTAATCTTCATTGAGAACAGGGAGGAAGAAATTATAAAGATATCGTTTCGGTCGGTCGGCAGTTTCTCGGTCAACGAATTCGCCCGAACGCACTTCGGCGGTGGTGGGCACACCAATGCCGCCGGCGGAAAAAGCGAATTGTCCATGGATGAAACGGTCAGCCGTTTTATGGCACTCCTTCCGAAATACAAAAAACAACTGGCCGTATGAAAAAATTGCTGCCCATTTTAATGATAGCAACGATTTTTGCCTGTAAGGAGCCCGAGCCAAGACGCCCGGTACAGGTAAAATCAGGGAGTTTTCTCAAGGAGACCGTAGAACGCAACAAACAGATCCTTGCCGCCGAGGAAGCCCTTATAGCAAACATTATAGCGAAAGACACCGCCAACCAATACCGGGAAAGTGCTTCGGGTTTTTGGTACTACTACGAAAAACAAAATGATACCAGTGCCTACACCCCTAGGCCAAAAGACGGCGTGCTACTATCGTACAACGTATTGACCCTTGCCAACGACACCATTTATAGTGCAGACGACATCGGATTGGTTCCGTATGTGGTCGACAAGCAACAGCTTTTCCCCGGATTGCGAAATGCGGTGAAACTATTGAAAGAAGGTGAACGGGCCACCTTTTTGTTTCCCTCATCACTAGGGTATGGGTACCATGGCGATGACGATAAGATTGCCCCCCTCACCCCTTTGAAGTCAACTGTGGAGATATTGGAAATAAAAAAACATAAAGACAGTATTAATTAAATGATTAGAAACAAAATGAAGAATAGATTTTTATATCTGATTGCCATCGCCATTGCCTTTACCGCCTGCAAATCGAGCAAATATGCCGATTTGGGCGACGGTATTTTTGCCGATATCCAAACCACCAAAGGCGATATCGTGGTGAAACTCTACCACAAGGCCACACCGGTAACCGTGGCCAACTTTGTGTCACTTGCCGAAGGCAACAGCCCTTATGTCGCAGAGGAATATAAAGACAAAAGGTATTACGACGGACTGACCTTTCACCGTGTGATGAAAGATTTTATGATACAGGGTGGCGACCCAGAGGGCACCGGCAGGGGCAATCCCGGGTATAAGTTCAAAGATGA
This portion of the Flagellimonas lutaonensis genome encodes:
- the ribH gene encoding 6,7-dimethyl-8-ribityllumazine synthase, giving the protein MATEGKNLSAYDKGQLPDASKLRIGLVVSEWNEEITEGLYRGANETLMDCGVLPDNILRWNVPGSFELTYGCKKLLQTQKVDAVIAIGSVIRGETSHFDFVCHATSQGIKDLNLQFDTPVIFCVLTDDTKQQAIDRSGGKHGNKGSEAAVAAIKMATLG
- a CDS encoding tetratricopeptide repeat protein; this translates as MATYKKRGFKPKNKQEEAEIQHKDSTTAEVFSTLDESASKTEAWVSKNQNYILGGIIVIALGVLGYLVYGRYIQQPKEATAANELYYPQQYFDQALGNEVAKDSLLDLALNGAEGKFGFLDIIEEYKGTKAANLAHYSAGMAYLQKQQYQEAIDHLEDFESDDDILGAMAKGAIGDAFAQLNQPNEALEYYEKAFGHSTNDYTTPMYLYKAGVTALDLGQKDKALTFFKRIKEEFSKSQEATNIDVLIGLAEN
- the recF gene encoding DNA replication/repair protein RecF (All proteins in this family for which functions are known are DNA-binding proteins that assist the filamentation of RecA onto DNA for the initiation of recombination or recombinational repair.); translation: MFLKHLSLVNYKNFSSADFEFKPTINCLVGENGVGKTNILDAIYHLSFGKSYFNPISTQNVKHGQEFFVVEGLFEKNGREEKVVCSFKKGLKKIIKRNGKPYERFSEHIGFLPLVIISPADRDLIIEGSETRRKFIDGVISQSDKTYLQTLLKYNKTLAQRNSLLKYFALNRTYDAKTLSVYNEQLSQFGQEIFDKRRNFLERFIPIFERQYRNISDKDEAISLSYESQLFEDGLLPLLEGALEKDRALQYTSVGIHKDDLGFTIAGLPIKKFGSQGQQKSFLIALKLAQFNFIKQQAGTEPILLLDDIFDKLDEKRVAHIVGLVNDDNFGQLFISDTHAERTEKVVKTIHQDYKIFNLNQP
- a CDS encoding lipocalin family protein, which gives rise to MRSLLVVVFICVLGCRPTVSESDLPLLNGYWEIEKVVFSDGNTKQYQSSTTIDYIELEGRKGFRKKVYPKLDGSFEVTNDAEFFTLKVSEKGFVFDYDTGLSEWQEELTQLSSDHFSVVNEDGVTYKYKRFDPINITR
- a CDS encoding DUF721 domain-containing protein, encoding MPKRHSEHLSLGDALKEFISENKLQKGIDKVDVRTAWTNLMGNGVNNYTTAVDLVNDTLYVSLSSSVLRQELSLGKSKIIAMLNEELGKDLIKKLVLR
- a CDS encoding nucleoside-diphosphate kinase — translated: MSGNRTFTMIKPDAVENGHIGAILEKITAAGFKIVAMKYTQLSKRDAEQFYAIHKERPFFDELVAFMTRGPIVAAILEKDNAVDDFRALIGATNPAEAAEGTIRKLYAKDIGENAIHGSDSDENAAIESAFHFAGREIF
- a CDS encoding alkaline phosphatase D family protein; this translates as MRTIFQISLLFFLLFGCKSARDLVEAPATSPSKKPATFVITFGSCNKHDAENPYWDDILDARPDVWIWGGDNIYADTDDMAKMRAMYEAQRKVDGYAKLTKKVEVIGTWDDHDYGLNDGGAEFVKKRESQQIFLDFMGVADTSTRRNRDGVYAAHQYKVGHKTVKILVLDTRFFRSELTKDPTPDRRYRPSAYGEGTVLGEAQWQWLESELRNSNADFNILVTSIQFLSSEHGFEKWANFPHEVDRMKKLIVDSKAQGVLFLSGDRHISEFSKMNLGGLSYPLIDFTSSGLTHSYADFSGEPNSLRVGEVVSQTSFGLVTLDLENHSAFFQIMGENGTVLQALSQQY
- a CDS encoding DHH family phosphoesterase; translation: MNVEDISTVRSLLSKAQNIVVVPHKNPDGDAIGSCLGLYHFLKQKGLQVQVVAPNDYPRFLKWMPGNDTILNFEKENSQAVEALQKADLIFTLDFNHFSRTGQMENILKVSKADFIMIDHHQEPSGYARVTYSDVSMSSTCEMVYNFIEKIDHTAAITKDMATCLYTGIMTDTGSFKFSSTTSRTHRVVADLIDKGADNMLIHQKVFDTNSASRLHLLGVALKNMVILEEFHTAYTTLSQNELDAHDYKKGDTEGFVNYGLTIEGIKFAVIFIENREEEIIKISFRSVGSFSVNEFARTHFGGGGHTNAAGGKSELSMDETVSRFMALLPKYKKQLAV
- the gldI gene encoding gliding motility-associated peptidyl-prolyl isomerase GldI encodes the protein MKKLLPILMIATIFACKEPEPRRPVQVKSGSFLKETVERNKQILAAEEALIANIIAKDTANQYRESASGFWYYYEKQNDTSAYTPRPKDGVLLSYNVLTLANDTIYSADDIGLVPYVVDKQQLFPGLRNAVKLLKEGERATFLFPSSLGYGYHGDDDKIAPLTPLKSTVEILEIKKHKDSIN